In a single window of the Natronosalvus caseinilyticus genome:
- a CDS encoding Gfo/Idh/MocA family protein, translated as MVEIGIVGLDTSHAESYAMAIRNHPETSIAGVWDGGAVRDRAYARAYSERNGATLYDEPLEMADDVDAVMILTVDWTTHRDLAVPFLRDAVPTAIDKPIAGSLEDVRAIKSAADDTTLFGGSAVPYHPSLRSVRVAGNGRLFYGAGYGDPFYYGCHVVDAIRVLVGHRWASVSPADSPGRSVDVIFVDGSHATVRLDGASDRETFTFVGVGDETVVREVGTSDGDLEAMYRGYLNAFLEAVAGTRDATDERMLDAATLLLGANAALETGRTITPTSDSLAAYDVDGRAFLEDYQPYY; from the coding sequence ATGGTCGAAATCGGCATCGTCGGGTTAGATACGAGCCACGCCGAGTCGTACGCGATGGCGATACGAAATCACCCCGAAACCTCGATCGCCGGCGTCTGGGACGGGGGAGCCGTTCGCGATCGAGCGTACGCTCGAGCCTACAGTGAACGAAACGGAGCGACGTTGTACGACGAACCGCTCGAGATGGCCGACGACGTCGACGCGGTCATGATTCTGACCGTGGACTGGACCACGCACCGCGACCTCGCCGTCCCCTTTCTACGGGACGCCGTTCCGACGGCCATCGACAAGCCGATCGCTGGATCGCTCGAGGACGTTCGAGCGATCAAGTCGGCCGCCGACGACACGACTCTGTTCGGCGGCTCCGCGGTACCGTATCACCCTTCCCTTCGCTCGGTTCGGGTTGCCGGCAACGGTCGACTGTTCTACGGCGCTGGATACGGTGATCCGTTCTACTACGGCTGTCACGTCGTCGACGCGATCCGTGTTCTCGTCGGCCATCGGTGGGCAAGTGTCAGCCCTGCTGATAGCCCGGGCCGATCGGTCGACGTCATCTTCGTCGATGGCTCGCACGCGACCGTTCGTCTCGACGGGGCGAGCGACCGTGAAACGTTCACGTTCGTCGGCGTCGGCGACGAGACGGTGGTCCGAGAGGTCGGAACCAGCGACGGCGACCTCGAGGCGATGTATCGGGGCTATCTGAACGCGTTCCTCGAGGCCGTAGCTGGGACGCGTGACGCGACTGACGAACGGATGCTCGACGCTGCGACCCTCTTGCTCGGGGCGAACGCCGCACTCGAAACGGGTCGAACGATCACGCCGACGTCCGACTCGTTAGCGGCCTACGACGTAGACGGGCGGGCGTTCCTCGAGGATTACCAGCCTTACTACTGA
- a CDS encoding ParA family protein, with the protein MSDAEPTRAVSVVILKGGVGKSTISMNLARQLTERGRVLFADLDPNGHATNGLGFGDAYRDDLTLGDVILDQGDATAGDLIVETPFGFDLLPSSNTLEDVEKDLAGALQGSARVKTKIVDPLLGERYDYIVFDCPAYPGMLNNNALVATQNVIIPLEPGSSSIGGYKRTMDRLIKPAREYIDIEVLALVPNKLRERIDQRTEDRELLENLNTAEATQGKIPNFARITSAEFDAIDDGEMKPPKPGVRYSAALSKSLKAHQPLLDYDPENSQVENFEELASIVANGGVER; encoded by the coding sequence ATGAGTGACGCAGAACCGACTCGCGCAGTGAGCGTCGTCATCCTGAAAGGCGGCGTCGGGAAATCGACGATCTCGATGAATCTCGCGCGCCAACTGACCGAACGCGGGCGAGTCCTGTTCGCCGATCTGGATCCGAACGGTCACGCGACCAACGGCCTCGGATTCGGAGACGCCTATCGCGACGACCTCACGCTCGGCGACGTGATCCTCGATCAGGGAGACGCGACCGCCGGCGACCTCATCGTCGAGACGCCGTTCGGATTCGACCTCCTCCCGTCGTCGAACACGCTCGAGGATGTCGAAAAGGATCTGGCTGGGGCCCTCCAGGGGTCGGCCCGGGTCAAAACCAAGATCGTCGATCCGCTTCTCGGCGAGCGCTACGACTACATCGTGTTCGACTGCCCCGCGTATCCGGGTATGCTCAACAACAACGCGCTGGTCGCCACGCAAAACGTCATCATCCCGCTCGAGCCCGGCTCGAGTTCGATCGGCGGGTACAAACGAACGATGGATCGGCTCATCAAACCGGCGCGGGAGTACATCGACATCGAGGTTCTGGCGCTGGTTCCGAACAAGCTCCGCGAACGGATCGACCAGCGGACCGAGGATCGCGAACTCCTCGAGAACCTGAACACTGCCGAGGCAACCCAGGGGAAGATCCCGAACTTTGCCCGGATTACGTCGGCGGAGTTCGACGCAATTGACGACGGCGAGATGAAACCGCCCAAACCAGGCGTCCGATACAGCGCAGCACTCTCGAAGTCGCTCAAGGCCCACCAGCCGCTTCTCGATTACGACCCGGAGAATAGTCAGGTCGAGAACTTCGAGGAGCTCGCGTCGATCGTTGCGAACGGGGGTGTCGAACGGTGA